The following DNA comes from Plectropomus leopardus isolate mb unplaced genomic scaffold, YSFRI_Pleo_2.0 unplaced_scaffold15492, whole genome shotgun sequence.
GTCTGGTCTCGTACTGTGAGCAGCACCTCCAGCCTCACTATGAATCTCctgcctttaaaaaacacaaactggttGAAGCTTCACCAAAGCTTCAAGAGAACATCTGCACTCGTCACAATGAGGTAATGAAGATTTTCTGCCGCACTGATCAGCGGTGTATCTGTTATCTCTGCTCCATGGATGAACATAAAGGCCACAACATggtctcagctgcagcagaaatggcTGAGAAGCAGAAAGAGCTCGGGGCGAGTCGACAAAAGATCCTGCAGAGAAtccagagcagagagaaagatgtgAGGGTGCTTCAGCGGGAAGAGAAGGTGATAAGTCACTCTGCTGATAAAGCTGTGGAGGACAGTAAGAAGATGTCTGCAGAGTTAATCCGTCTCATTAAGAAAAGAAGCTCTGATGTGAAGCAGCAGATCAGATCCCGACAAGAAGCTGAAGTCAGTCGGGTCAAAACGCTTCAGGTGAAGCTGAAGCAGGAGTTAGACGGGCTGAGGAGGAACAATGCTGAGCTGGAAAAACTCTTACACACAGAGGACCACACCCTGTTTCTACAGAACTACGTCTCACTGTCAAATCTGGCTGACTCTGAAGACTCATCCAGCATCAATAACCGTCCTGTACAATATTTTGAGGATGTGACTGTGGCTGTGTCAAAGGGCAGAGAAAAACTACAGGACACTCTTGGGGTTATATGGAACTCAATCTCACAGAAAGTGATTAATGTAGATGTTTTACTGCCACAAAATCCCCAGACAAGAGCTGATTTTTCACTATATGCACTTGACAAGGATTATTTCAGACTTGATCGAAACACAGCTAGCATGCAAATATTATTATCGGAAGAGAACTGCAAAGCAACATGTATGAAAGATGAGCAGTCGTATCCTAATCACCCAGAGAGATTCATGGGCAAGTCTCAGGTTCTGTGTAGACAACCTCTGATGATTGGACATCATTACTGGGAAGTTGAGTGGAGTGGTTTAGGAGTTTCTATAGCAGTTGCATACAGGGACATTGCCAGAACAGG
Coding sequences within:
- the LOC121964395 gene encoding tripartite motif-containing protein 16-like, which produces VSYCEQHLQPHYESPAFKKHKLVEASPKLQENICTRHNEVMKIFCRTDQRCICYLCSMDEHKGHNMVSAAAEMAEKQKELGASRQKILQRIQSREKDVRVLQREEKVISHSADKAVEDSKKMSAELIRLIKKRSSDVKQQIRSRQEAEVSRVKTLQVKLKQELDGLRRNNAELEKLLHTEDHTLFLQNYVSLSNLADSEDSSSINNRPVQYFEDVTVAVSKGREKLQDTLGVIWNSISQKVINVDVLLPQNPQTRADFSLYALDKDYFRLDRNTASMQILLSEENCKATCMKDEQSYPNHPERFMGKSQVLCRQPLMIGHHYWEVEWSGLGVSIAVAYRDIARTGPKSKFGDNDKSWALECVKKNDLIIYDFKHNSHKKSITKPPSSKIGVYLSHRAGMLCFYSVSGTTMTLLHRVQTTFTQPLHAGLGVYYYGAAAEFCDVK